The region TGCCCCGGACGAACTCGGTTTGATCCGCATAACACATTGATATCATGGATGTGTATGGCCGTATTCGCTACGAGGCCGGTTCGAGAAACCTCGTCCGGCTGTCCGCGAATCGGGTCTGCAGCCGACGGGTCAGCGGGCCCGGCTTGCCATCGCCGATGGCGATCGAATCGACCCTGCTCACCGGCATGATTTCCATGCTGGTATTGGTCAGAAAACATTCCTCCGCGCGCTGGAGGTCCGCGACGTAATAGTGGCCTTCCCGGACGGATAATCCTTCCTCTTGCGCGAGGGTCATGACGATGGTTCTCGTGATGCCGTCCAAGATGCCGCAGTCCAGTGCGGGGGTATGGAGGGTTCCGCCGTAGATGAAGAAGAGGTTGCTGATCGTGCATTCGGTCAGCTCATCCTTCCAGTTCAAAAACAGGCTGTCGAAGGTACCGGCTGCAATCGATTCACGTTTGGCAAGAATGTTGTTCAGAAAATTGGTGGACTTAATCTGCGGAGACAGCGCTTCGGGCAGATTTCGCCTGGTCCTGGCGATGGTCAGAGCCACCCCATCGCGGGAGAGGGCGGAAGGAGAGGGATGGAGCGTCTTTGCCATGATGACCACTGTGGCCCGCGGGCAGAGACCGGGATCGAGGCCGATTTCCCCCGTGCCGCGTGAGACGGTGATCCGGAGGTACGCGTCCGCTTGCGCGTTCCCGATTCCGTTGCGATGCATCGCTTCGTGGAGCAGCTCCGGCCATTGTGACTCCGGAATGGGAATGTCCAGGCCGATGGCTTCGGCGGAGCGCCGGAGTCTGGCTAGGTGCTGGTCGCGCATGAAGATGCGGGATCCATAGGAACGAAGAGTTTCGTAGACGCCGTCACCATAGAGAAACCCATGGTCGAACACGGAGACGAGGGCTTCTTCTTTGCGCACAAACCGATCATTGAGAAACACCCACATCAGCGGCCAGCCTCCAGT is a window of Nitrospira sp. DNA encoding:
- a CDS encoding aminotransferase class IV; the protein is MWVFLNDRFVRKEEALVSVFDHGFLYGDGVYETLRSYGSRIFMRDQHLARLRRSAEAIGLDIPIPESQWPELLHEAMHRNGIGNAQADAYLRITVSRGTGEIGLDPGLCPRATVVIMAKTLHPSPSALSRDGVALTIARTRRNLPEALSPQIKSTNFLNNILAKRESIAAGTFDSLFLNWKDELTECTISNLFFIYGGTLHTPALDCGILDGITRTIVMTLAQEEGLSVREGHYYVADLQRAEECFLTNTSMEIMPVSRVDSIAIGDGKPGPLTRRLQTRFADSRTRFLEPAS